In a single window of the Zea mays cultivar B73 chromosome 5, Zm-B73-REFERENCE-NAM-5.0, whole genome shotgun sequence genome:
- the LOC100384815 gene encoding putative WAK family receptor-like protein kinase precursor — MASNTLRFLQAIAPIVLLARLAQASAQPQRQPSQLLPPGVARPGCRDRCGNITIPYPFGIGAGCYREEYGFELLCDDARSPPRLTISGGYQLASLSLSAGEVRIYLNATRKCYNVTTGAFVDRNDDASLALGSASPYRVSPTKTRLVATGCPTIGYFVDGAGYFVSGCTSVCRPAQYAVEGQGPCTGVGCCQSAIPSDIYYYEPNTLSLQLQAGKLDPILGANVTTCQYVFLADADWFSYTDSVFFNRTDDFAAPVVFDWAVRNVGNCSAAKLNMTDYACRSRDSECVPSSNGAGYRCNCSQGYEGNPYLDGGCRDIDECLRPDEYQCYGNCTNLPGHYICKCRPGTDGDPRQRNGCRPKDKFTPALKVVTGVSVGVFLSVFMCFWLYLGLQKRKLIRTKQRFFEQNGGVILQQQMRSYTSAGAGPGGFKIFSEEELEKATNSFAADRVLGRGGHGVVYRGVLEDKTVVAIKRSKMMEEAETKEFAREMLILSQINHRNVVKLLGCCLEVQVPMLVYEFVSNGTLYHYIHDKDRKTDITLDTRLRIAAESAEALAYMHSSASPPILHGDVKTANVLLDDKLTAKVSDFGASKLAPADEAEIATLVQGTCGYLDPEYLMTCQLTDKSDVYSFGVVLLELLTGKKALYFDGPEEDRSLVSCFMTATKAGRHKELLDSQVRNEMRAEVLEEIAHLVMRCLSMSGEERPTMKEAAERLERLRRYQQHPWAQDGNLEERQTLLPMEQRDLPSMFRQQDILDLEEGSAYTYSL, encoded by the exons ATGGCGAGCAACACCCTACGCTTCTTGCAGGCCATTGCACCGATAGTGTTGCTGGCGCGTCTAGCACAGGCGtcagctcagcctcagcggcAGCCATCGCAACTTCTTCCCCCGGGGGTCGCGAGGCCGGGCTGCCGCGACAGGTGCGGCAACATTACCATCCCCTACCCGTTCGGCATCGGCGCCGGGTGCTACCGCGAGGAATACGGCTTCGAACTCCTCTGCGACGACGCCCGCTCCCCGCCCCGCCTCACCATCAGCGGCGGCTACCAGCTCGCCAGCCTGTCCTTGTCAGCCGGCGAGGTCCGCATCTACCTCAACGCGACGCGCAAGTGCTACAACGTCACCACGGGTGCCTTCGTCGACCGCAACGACGACGCGAGTCTGGCCCTCGGCTCTGCCAGCCCCTACCGCGTCTCCCCGACCAAGACCCGCCTCGTCGCTACCGGTTGCCCCACCATCGGCTACTTCGTCGACGGCGCCGGATACTTCGTCAGCGGCTGCACGTCCGTGTGCCGGCCGGCGCAGTACGCCGTCGAGGGGCAGGGGCCGTGCACCGGCGTCGGGTGCTGCCAGAGCGCCATACCGTCCGACATCTACTACTACGAGCCCAACACGCTCAGCTTACAGCTGCAGGCGGGGAAGCTGGACCCCATCCTCGGTGCAAATGTCACCACGTGCCAGTACGTGTTCCTGGCGGACGCCGACTGGTTCAGCTACACCGACAGCGTGTTCTTCAACCGGACCGACGACTTCGCCGCGCCCGTCGTGTTTGACTGGGCCGTCCGGAACGTCGGCAACTGCAGCGCCGCGAAGCTGAACATGACGGACTACGCCTGCCGGAGCAGGGACAGCGAGTGCGTCCCCTCCAGCAACGGCGCCGGCTACCGGTGCAATTGCTCCCAGGGATACGAGGGAAACCCATACCTGGACGGTGGATGCAGAG ACATCGATGAGTGCCTTCGCCCAGATGAGTACCAATGCTACGGAAACTGCACAAATCTGCCGGGACACTACATCTGCAAGTGCCGTCCGGGAACCGACGGGGATCCCCGCCAGCGGAACGGTTGCCGGCCCAAGGATAAGTTCACGCCAGCTCTCAAAGTGGTTACAG GGGTCAGCGTCGGGGTGTTCCTGTCAGTGTTCATGTGCTTCTGGCTCTACCTGGGGCTACAGAAGAGGAAGCTCATCAGAACGAAGCAGAGGTTCTTCGAGCAGAACGGGGGCGTCATCCTGCAGCAGCAGATGCGCTCCTACACCAGCGCCGGCGCCGGCCCAGGCGGGTTCAAGATATTCTCCGAGGAGGAGCTGGAGAAGGCGACCAACAGCTTCGCCGCCGACCGTGTCCTCGGCCGCGGCGGGCACGGCGTCGTCTACAGGGGCGTCCTCGAGGACAAGACGGTGGTGGCCATCAAGAGGTCCAAGATGATGGAGGAGGCCGAGACCAAGGAGTTCGCGAGGGAGATGCTCATCCTCTCCCAGATCAACCACAGGAACGTCGTCAAGCTGCTCGGCTGCTGCCTCGAGGTACAGGTGCCCATGCTGGTCTACGAGTTCGTCTCCAACGGCACCCTCTACCACTACATCCACGATAAGGACCGCAAGACCGACATCACCCTGGACACCCGGCTCCGGATCGCGGCAGAGTCAGCGGAGGCGCTCGCGTACATGCACTCGTCTGCCTCGCCGCCGATCCTCCACGGAGACGTCAAGACGGCCAACGTTCTGCTCGACGACAAGCTCACCGCAAAAGTTTCGGACTTCGGGGCGTCCAAGTTGGCACCCGCTGACGAGGCCGAGATTGCAACATTGGTGCAGGGGACTTGCGGGTACCTTGACCCTGAGTACCTCATGACATGCCAGCTAACTGACAAGAGCGATGTGTATAGCTTTGGTGTCGTCCTGCTGGAGCTTCTGACCGGGAAGAAGGCGCTCTACTTCGACGGGCCAGAGGAAGACAGGAGCCTAGTGTCATGCTTCATGACGGCGACCAAGGCTGGCCGGCATAAAGAGCTTCTCGACAGCCAAGTGAGGAACGAGATGAGAGCCGAGGTGCTTGAAGAAATTGCCCACCTCGTGATGCGATGCCTGAGCATGAGTGGAGAGGAACGCCCGACGATGAAGGAGGCGGCTGAGAGGCTGGAGAGGCTGAGGAGATACCAGCAGCACCCGTGGGCTCAGGATGGCAACCTGGAAGAGAGGCAGACCTTGCTTCCCATGGAACAACGGGACCTTCCTTCCATGTTCAGACAGCAAGATATCTTAGATCTTGAAGAGGGCAGTGCATATACTTACAGCTTGTAG